GGCTTGGCCAAGGAGAAAACTTTGAAGCAATCGAAAAGCGGGCGCTTGCCGCCGGGGCATCCAAAGTTTATATCCGTGATCTTCAGGAGGAATTTATCAGTGATTTCATTATTCCCGCTTTAAAGGCCAATGCTGTTTATGAGGGTAAATACCTTTTGGCTACGGCGTTGGGCAGGCCGTTAATCGCTAAATATTTAGTGCAGATTGCGCATAAAGAGAAGGCCGGAC
The nucleotide sequence above comes from Candidatus Omnitrophota bacterium. Encoded proteins:
- a CDS encoding argininosuccinate synthase; the encoded protein is MKKVVLAYSGGLDTSCIVRWLKERGHDVVCFVADLGQGLGQGENFEAIEKRALAAGASKVYIRDLQEEFISDFIIPALKANAVYEGKYLLATALGRPLIAKYLVQIAHKEKAG